The following coding sequences lie in one Phragmites australis chromosome 8, lpPhrAust1.1, whole genome shotgun sequence genomic window:
- the LOC133926632 gene encoding MYB-like transcription factor ODO1 — translation MGRQPCCDKVGAKKGPWTAEEDQKLVSFLLNHGHCCWRVVPKLAGLLRCGKSCRLRWTNYLRPDLKRGPLSDDEKRLVIDLHAQLGNSWSKIAARLPGRTDNEIKNHWNTHIRKKLLRMGIDPVTHLPLQEAPAPPVQEQEKEQEQKEQHPQNNGELLQEDTEEEDLPMIQPQEIAAPPPPAAAAAAISNCGSVSSVSACSASAVSPSCSSSASAVFGVDVPEWPEPMYLFGLDGIMDAGRGGLFPGTGGGGMGVDLFDQYPGGGFDQDDDWM, via the exons ATGGGGAGGCAACCGTGCTGCGACAAGGTGGGCGCGAAGAAGGGGCCGTGGACGGCGGAGGAGGACCAGAAGCTCGTCAGCTTCCTCCTCAACCACGGCCACTGCTGCTGGCGCGTCGTCCCCAAGCTAGCAG GGCTGCTGAGATGCGGGAAGAGCTGCAGGCTGCGGTGGACCAACTACCTGAGGCCCGACCTCAAGAGGGGCCCCCTCTCCGACGACGAGAAGAGGCTCGTCATCGACCTGCACGCGCAGCTCGGCAACAG CTGGTCCAAGATCGCGGCGCGGCTCCCTGGGAGGACGgacaacgagatcaagaacCACTGGAACACCCACATCCGGAAGAAGCTCCTCAGGATGGGGATCGACCCCGTCACCCACCTGCCATTGCAGGAGGCCCCTGCTCCTCCCGTGCAAGAGCAGGAGAAGGAGCAGGAGCAGAAAGAGCAGCATCCGCAGAACAATGGTGAGCTCCTGCAGGAGGACACGGAGGAAGAGGACCTGCCGATGATCCAGCCGCAAGAGATcgcggcgccaccgccgcctgcaGCGGCTGCGGCGGCCATTAGCAACTGCGGCTCTGTTTCGTCTGTCTCTGCCTGCTCTGCCTCAGCGGTCTCGCCGtcctgctcctcctcggcctcggcggTATTCGGCGTGGATGTCCCCGAGTGGCCGGAACCCATGTACCTTTTTGGCTTGGACGGCATCATGGACGCGGGCCGGGGCGGCCTCTTCCCCGGCACCGGCGGCGGTGGCATGGGCGTCGACCTGTTCGACCAGTACCCGGGCGGTGGCTTCGACCAAGACGACGACTGGATGTGA